The window GGATTTTCCCTCGAGAAATTTTCTTGTACTTATtaatttgtgcatatatatatatatatatatatatatatatatatgcttatttatgTTTCCTAAATAGAATGCAAGtacttgaggacagggattgttaggttttctctttgtatccctagcaccaaGCACATTGCCTACAAGTattcaacaaatgcttgttgattggcaAAATTCCATTGAATTTTAAGTGCTCTCCATCAATAACTGTTAAGAAAAATCTGAGACTCAGATCTTAGATCCAACTTGGATTTTTCAATGCCCAACCAAATCTTGCCTTCCCCTTCATCCAACAGTAAATTCTACATTGGTTCTGAGGGATTTCCTTGAAGTAGTTCTTCCAGAGTGAAATTCAATTAAACTTCATGTTTCTTTTGTACACCTCGATGCTTGCCAAAACCTATCGATGGcctaaaggaaagtaaaaaaaaaacatcacaaCATCCCCCTTACAGAGTCGCAGGATCAATCAGCAGCACCAACCCCAGATACTGAGGCACATATGGTAGACGGCTGAAGAATATTGCCATATTTCTTTTCAAGGGCAGGAGGAGACACTCTAAGCACCTTCCAGCATTTGAGCCACTCTTCAAATAAGCTCTGTCCAAGTacagaaaaaaaccaacaatattttatttataaccttattttagtttttttttttttttaaactacaaattCTGGTTCTAGAGTCATTAAAAGATCATGGGATTTATAGATTCTGACATGTAAATTAAtctcttgtttgcttttttttctttttttttttcttttcttttccacagaATGGTCCTCTCAGTAAATACAGAACAGGTCATTACATGAAAAATATAAGATTTCgcattttccccctctttctctcttataaATCTATGTCTAATACTGCATTCCCCCATTGGAGTATTTCATAAGGgcatgagaagaagaaaaaaaaaaaacagaagagacaaAATAGACCGAATCTCACCACTAGAATTCACCATAAAAATCCCAAAGTATAACAGAATTCTTACAAAATTTCCTAGACCAGTTCTTTAGGGAATTGAGATTTCCTATGAAAAATATGgcaaaaagggagggagggcagcAGGGGAAGGGAGGGTAAATAAATGCAGCAAAACAGGTTCTGAGGAATACACATCATTTTGTCTGCTTTAGATCACAatagaatttttaataaataaatttcttttcttttttgttttttttgtaaagacactttttttttgaaacagtAGATTTAGCCCAGTCATTtgtgtcactttttttttaataaaccgtctgttgttttttttattttctctgtaacTTTTGTAAATGTTTTAGATTTGAGTCTCTTGTACATTGTCTTTTGAGTTCATTCGAATCAACAACGGTTCATGCACTGAACTGTGTATTGAGTTTATTGTGTTAACTGTTGTTGTGTGGTTGAAGGGAGATTTGTAAGAGTTATAGTGATTTAGGTGCTCATGTTCTATAGCAGGCATGGGCAAGTGGCTCTCTATGGGTGTGTCCCCTGTAATCTCATCATCCACATTAATGATCTCAACAGTCCGCGTTGGGGCGTGGTGATTTTGCCGATGATGCTGTTTCCGCATCTTGTAGAAGATGACCAGCATCACGGCTGCCATGAGAGTGATGGCCACGAAGCAACCAATGATAATCTTCGTGGTTTTCATCACCTCATCAATTCCTGGGATGCCATTGTTTATATCGGTCACAGGGATGGTGAATGTTTTTTCGGTGGACCTTGTGCTCTGGGGCGTGAGAGAGGTGGTCACGTTGGTGGTCTCCCAGTCAATGACCGGGGTGGGCCCCACATTGTTCTCTGTGGTCCGAGCCTCGTCCTGAGAAGGTTCCATAGTCTCTACAGTAACGGTGGAAAAATACGAGAATGGGGTAGTGGTGGCTGCGGTCACATTCAGGGTGGCTGAAGCTGTGGTATTCCCAACAGAGTTACTCACCATGCATGTATACATGCCTGTATCTTGTAGAGTTACATTAGTAAAATTTAATGTGCCGTCGCTGAGCACAGCAATCCGGACCTTGTAGGCTCCGTGTGTCATGACCGTCCCGTTGGGAGTAATCCAAGAGACAGAGGTCAGGGAGGTGGAAGCCCGACACTTGAGTTCTGCCGCCATGCCCTCTGTGACGTTGAGGTCCGCGGGAGGCTCAACGATCACAGGAGCGTAACAGGTAAAATAATTCTGATCCAATTCCCCAATATACCTCCCTTTCAGGTTGGAGGGTGTATTGCAACGGGCACAGCATGCAGTATTTGAGGGTGCCATGTCCTTTATCCACCAGCTGAGCCACAGAATGTCACAGTTGCAGTTCCAAGGGTTGTGATGCAGGTGGATCCTCTCGAGGTGATGGAGGGGCGTGAAGAGGTCGTGAGGCAGTAAGGTCAGATTATTGTGTGCCAGATTGATCTCTACCAGTGACTGAAGGTTATCAAATGCATTCCTTTCAATCACCTGGATCTGCGACTGGATCATCCACAATTTCTGCAGGTGCATCAAACCCTGGAAAGAGCCCGGCCTAATGGCGGACAAATGGTTCCCAGAAAGATCCAGCTCATCCAACTTGATGAGCGGCGTGAGGTTTGGGATTTCCCGCAGGTTGCACATGGCAAGGTTCAGATACCTCAAGTTGGAGAGACCTTCAAAGGCCCCTTCGGAGATGTACGAAAGCCTCTTTAACTCTCCTAAGTCCAACCGGCGCAAAGACGGGATTCGGTTAAAAGCATAAGAAGGGATGCTTTCAATGGGGTTATTTCGCAGCCAGAGTTCCTTCAGTTTAGACAGGTATACAAAAGCCCCATTTGGAATGGTGGTCAGCCGATTGTCAAAGAGCTCCAAAGTGTTGAGGTTTGCCAAACCATTGAAGGCCCCGATTTCAATGGTACGGATGTGATTCCTGCTCAGTTGGAGGATCTCCAAATGCCTCAGGTGTTTGAAGCTGTTCACCTTGATGATCTGAATCTGATTCTCGTGGAGATTCAGGAGCCGCGTGTTGGTAGAGATGCCGTCAGGGACCTCTCTGAGATTTTTCCGCACACAGATGACCTTGCTGAACTGGTTACTGCAGGAGCATACAGAAGGACAGGTTTGGGCCCTCACCAGACCAGCCACCACTAGGAGTTGGAGAGCCAGGAGCACCACAAGCAGGGGGTCAAATAGGGCCCTGTTAAACCTAGGACCTATCATCATCTGCTGTGGATGTAAGGTCATCTTGTTCAACATTCATAATTTATCTGGTGGTGGTCCTTCTGGAGATCaaataatctgaaaaatgaaaagaataaaaatgttaactcTCTGACAAATGTCTTTCTTGAGATAATGTCATTGACAGAAGTTTTACATTCAGACTCTCCATTCCCCAAACTAGTTATCCTTATGGTGAGTTCTACTATTTGACAGTTGCTGTGAAATATGCTCTGACCCAATCAGCATATAGCAGCAGCTCAAGGAGGACCataagagaaaagtgaaaagaaatggaagacagGAATGATAAGGTCCACACACAAAACCTTAGCAGCCACCTGAAAAAATGCACCATGATATTTATCAGAAATGCCTCAATGTTATTTGAAATATTAGGGTCACTGGATAATAAATTGAGAGTAGTGAGTTACTTTTAATTTACCTTGTCTAAACTCCTCCtgctacagatgaggaaaacaagatcTATGCAGAGAAAAGGAACTTTCATAATGGCACATAATGAGGGACTTTCAGAGCCagattctctgatttcaaatcacTTATGATTGACAATACTTATTAAGCAGCTACCATGTGCAGATCTTTGTCTTCAAAGTGCATCTCCAGAAAATACAAAAGAGGGCAACCATAATGACGAAAAacatcaattggaaaaaaagaaagatgtttagCTTAGAGAAGGCTTAGAACATGAAAGCTGTATTAATGTGTGTAGGAATTCTtgtaggaagaattggatttgagCCGTTTTTCTCCAGAAGATTTTTTTCTGgctagaaaactgaaaaaagacaaatttgtatttgatttttagaaaaaagaacttCGGTACAATAAGATAGCTCCCAAAGTAGAACAGAACTTCCACAGGTACCAATGTTGTCCCTGGGAATAGTGGATTCTTCCTCACTGCAGGTCTTTTAGTAGGCAGATTGGATGACTGTTTATTGATTATGTTGCAGAGTAAGAATCAGGCTGTGTGACCAATAAGTTTTCTTGAAAATCTTGAAGTTTTGTAATCTTAAATGACACTTTCCTTTAACATTGGACAGACTAAACTTAAGGACCACTTATTATTTTAACATCTTCTATATGAACCAATCAATAACCTCCCTAGTTTTTTCCTCATAAAAcagcctctctctttttttttttttttttggtaggtaacatgaaaataatgataaGTTAATATCTGATGAGGAAAACTATTACATTTGCTTAAGTATGATGATTGAATATAATAGCTCTGATATAAAATGAGTAGCTTACAAGACAGGTCACAGGGTTTTAGATTTTGAATaggaaagggactttagagggtGTCTATTTGCAatgtcttcctttttaaaatgtgataacaGAGATTTATAAAAAGTTGGGATATACATAAGACTACATAGATGGCCCTCTGATGTTAATTCAAATATCTTTTTCACTCTGGCTAACTGTCTtttgcaatagaaaaaaaaagggcatAGGATTTAGGTAAAAGTGTAATTTATTCATTAACCATCAGCTTTAATTTTACTTCTGGGAATTTTCTTCTAAGAAAAGGAATCTTTCTCAAAGAGTCAGAGGTCATGGCCTCAGATACTATATCTGATGCATCTTACTCATGTGatcttaggaaaataatttatcctTTCTGAAACTAAGCCTgcacatgtgtaaaatgaggtgattggagTAAATGACTTCTAACATCCCTTTAAATTCTAGACCTATGTTCCTTGGAACTGTGAACTTGTGATATTCAGTAGCTATCTCACTTCTATAGAGGTTGTTTTTATTACTCGCTATTACTATATAGCTTTTATTACTATATTAAGCAGCTTTCCAAATCTTGAAACCTGTTCTACTCTGAGTCATTATTATCCAGCAAAGTACTATATTCTTCTAAATACTgtaagcttcaaaagctccctattaCCGATTACAAATGCAACTCTTCTTGACACTTCAGGTCTTGATAATTTAACTCCAACTTGTTCCACAATGAGTGAATCTTACTTGCTTCTGTGCACTTTACATTTCAGCCTGACTAGTTCCATGTCTCATCTCTGAGACTTTGTGTAGACTCTTTTCTAATAATATAATACTAACCTTTTTCATCTTTATCCCTTGAAACCCCTACCTCAATTCAAGGATTAGCTCAAATATTGCATTCTACAAGAGACCTTTTCTGCTTTCTCAGTTATCAGtgctttcattcattctcttccccattaaaaatgtattttttatttagatcatattttatttttttatttagatcaTAAATCATAAATCAGCCTGTATAGAAGAATGATAATAAGCTTTAGAATTGAGAAGATATAAGTACAGCTTTGGCTCTGGTGGATTccatgtgaccctaagcaaataatttaattgcTTACTTCCTTTAAGATATTATGTCACAACTCATGAAGAGATCTGTAatgataaaaggaatttctccAGGGATAATTTCTGATACCAATTAACCTTAAATGGAGTCGCTATCATGTCAGTtggtctatctatccatccacccatccacccatctatccagccagccagccagccaccCATCCACCTATCCATCCAACTAGCTCGctcttatttgtctttattcTAGACCTGTGGTCCCATCAGTATCTCCTTGGTTATCTGTACACATTTTGTCTCTATCAGTAAACTGTAGCTCCTAGAGAAacagatttcattttaaaaaaaaatttccattgcCCTCATTAATAATAAGTGCCTAAGAAATGTTTCTTGAACAGAATTTAATCAAGTAATCCTATTCACTAGTCTTCAGGAGTATGGAGTACCAGAAATATAAGGGAACCATGCTTTCTAACACCTTTCCAGCCATGAAGTCATCAATAAAGACCAGAaaactgtgatttttaaaatcatttcctttttttttcaatcttgtaTCAAGATTATTCTCCTTTCTGTCCTTGTGATGACAAAGAGCCTTGCCTGATATGTTGAAAGTTGGAAATAACAAAAGACTATTTAAATCTAATTGTTCACAGAGATCTGTTTATAAATAATAATCTCATAGCAGCCAGGCTAGTGTTGATCATTACCACCATAACAATGAGACTGTAATGCTGACCAAGTGCCAACAATGCGTCTGCAATTCTTCAGATACTGTATTCTTTACAGTCCCTTCCCAATATAAATGTTGCCAATGTTTGCACACACTTgcgtctgtgtatatatatacctcCGTTCTTTCAGCTTCTTCAAGGAAGCCTGAGAAGAATGGACTGCCCAGGTTTCCTCATCATCATTAGCTTTCAGTATTTCTCCCTGTTGAGCCACAATGTCCTGCCTTCCCAGtgatttttccatctttccttttcaGGCTGTGGTGCATTTTCTATCTATTGCTTTACTGCAAGGTCTCTCTGGAGTTGCGATTAATGAAATTCCCTATAAATCAGCCATAAGTGAAGTCTTATGAATTACAGCTGGCTCAGAGCACATTTATAACATAGAGCAACTGAATGCATAATGAATGGATCGACTGGAGCAAACTACCCTCCCAGACAGGTTCTCCACTTTAAGTTCCAAATGGTTTCATTTGGCATCAAAATGCCACGTTACgatatatgagtatataaaaatttatttctcacATCAAAGTGAAATCCATTTAAATATATTCAGTCTTGAAAATGATATTGTCAGACAATGTATACTTATGAATTTATTTGGGGAGTTTTTATATTTAACTGCTCTTACACTTAGAGTTGCTTCCCAAAGGATGTCCTGTTTTCTTCAATacagctttctcttttctttgtctacCAGTATTTCTGGGACACTGATGAATGACACATGGGCTGAAGCATAAGAAAGATACAGCCAGATAGATCAGTAAGAGAATGTGTGACTATCTAGTATTATTTCACAATTTtgtatttatcctatatatagcttgttttgtatacatttatttgtatGCTGCCTCCttcattagactatgagttcctGGAGGAAAGGactaacttttccctttttatatctccaggatttagaacataataggtacttaatatcTATTATACTTAATATCTATTATACTGATTGATTGAAAAGGTTCTATAGTTTCATTGCAAAGAACTCTGAGCTTGAAATTGGACAATGTTCAAATCATGCTTCTGAAACTTATTATATATCTGATGTTGGATTGTCACTGTGAAAGTACCACTGACATTAATATGACCATTTTCTAAGAGTTATCTCATCAGGCAAATGACTGGACATAGAATTACTAAAAGGAAGCAATCAGGAACTTGCAGTAAGCCAAAGTCTTGCTTATTCCCAGATGCTTTTGCTAGTGTTCAAAAGCTGACCTTGCTGAGCTGTATGTACCACCCACCCCAAAACTGGTCTTGTGACCAACTGTTCTTGCAAAATATCTTGCTtctatatctatcttttcttggcaaagactatCCATTCTTTTCCCCAATCCTCCTTTGAACCTCTTGTTGTGGTTTTCAAACATATGCCTTTGTACCTTATAATGGGGACCGTGGCACTAGTGCCTGATGTTTTTCCTAATAAAACTTGTTTTCAACTCACTTTGGACTCTTCTGCATTTTGAGGGTAGGCTTTACTCAGTTAATATCATTGAATGCATATGTATCACTAATAACTTTCCAGAGCTTGCCATACATAAAAAAAACTGGTGATAGGTATGGATAGAAAAGGTGAAATTTGGTCAACAGTTGGATTATCATTTAACATATTTGGTAGACAAATCCAGTATGTCCTAGTTGGACATACTGAACTGGATACCtcagaatttaaactcattttGTTGAATACttaactcattattttccccccACACTGTCTCCTCTCTTCTAAGCTTTTCTCATCTTTGTCTGATGTGTCATTCTCAACTCCTCCTTCTCTCACccctcatatccaatcagttgccaaatcttgttgactttctctttcttttatgctcccttctttcccctgaTACTTCCACCACCATGAAGCAGGTTTGCACCAATTCACAGGACTATAATAGTCTTCTGGATagtcttccttcttttaaaactttcccttctccaatcttCTTCATCAAATTGATTTGACTATGTCACTATAGTACTCAACAATTtgcaatggctccctattatctccagaatcaaataaaaatatcatctctTAAGTTTTTAATGTCTTTCATAATCTGACCCCTTCCtctatttccagtcttctcatgCCTTATTTCCTCTGCAAATTAGTAACAAACCATTCCTCCTGAGACTATTGTATGTCTTCTATGCTTCCTTATAGCTCTGTCTCCTATCTTTCATGTGTCAGGTAAAACTTTATCTTCtgcaaaaaaatctttttctgttctcttttaatAGTTGTATTTTCCCTTTGTGGATCAGCttccatttatcctgtatattcTTGTTTATAGAAGTTATATGTTTTCTCcactattagactgtgagctccctgagaacaAAGActgtctcctcccttttcttGGTATCCCCAGCCCCAAACCTGGCATATAGCAgccacttaatagatgcttgctgaTTTAACTTGTTGACATTGATGGGGGAGACTGCATTAACAcaggggaagtttttttttttttttaataagacctTTTAATACCACGAATATGACAAATGTAAACTGCTTGATTTGTACAGGGACAGATGAGAACAGGATACACAGATAGCTCCTGAGAGTGATCTAGAATCAATGATTCAGGATAgggaataaaaacaaagtcaaaagatttaCTAAAAGGTCATGTAAAGCAGGCAGAAAGGGTGAAATCCCTCTCCGGAAAGGCATTATGGTAGTCAAGTGTCCTCTTTGGTACCATGGCAACATGTCTTCATGTTTACTTAACCAAAAGTTATGGTGGAGGGAAGTGGGGGTCATAGTCACAGTAGCATTCTTATTGGGGGCTAACAGAGGGCAGAatgattttttctaattcatGAAAACCTCAGGGTCTTTCTTCTCCTCAGCCATAAAAATCTATGCTAACA of the Sarcophilus harrisii chromosome 6, mSarHar1.11, whole genome shotgun sequence genome contains:
- the LRRC4C gene encoding leucine-rich repeat-containing protein 4C translates to MLNKMTLHPQQMMIGPRFNRALFDPLLVVLLALQLLVVAGLVRAQTCPSVCSCSNQFSKVICVRKNLREVPDGISTNTRLLNLHENQIQIIKVNSFKHLRHLEILQLSRNHIRTIEIGAFNGLANLNTLELFDNRLTTIPNGAFVYLSKLKELWLRNNPIESIPSYAFNRIPSLRRLDLGELKRLSYISEGAFEGLSNLRYLNLAMCNLREIPNLTPLIKLDELDLSGNHLSAIRPGSFQGLMHLQKLWMIQSQIQVIERNAFDNLQSLVEINLAHNNLTLLPHDLFTPLHHLERIHLHHNPWNCNCDILWLSWWIKDMAPSNTACCARCNTPSNLKGRYIGELDQNYFTCYAPVIVEPPADLNVTEGMAAELKCRASTSLTSVSWITPNGTVMTHGAYKVRIAVLSDGTLNFTNVTLQDTGMYTCMVSNSVGNTTASATLNVTAATTTPFSYFSTVTVETMEPSQDEARTTENNVGPTPVIDWETTNVTTSLTPQSTRSTEKTFTIPVTDINNGIPGIDEVMKTTKIIIGCFVAITLMAAVMLVIFYKMRKQHHRQNHHAPTRTVEIINVDDEITGDTPIESHLPMPAIEHEHLNHYNSYKSPFNHTTTVNTINSIHSSVHEPLLIRMNSKDNVQETQI